From one Zhongshania sp. R06B22 genomic stretch:
- a CDS encoding ectoine synthase, which produces MIVRTLEECKNSERCVSTDTWQSVRMILKNDSMGFSFNITTIFANTETPIHYQNHLESVYCMAGNGEIETVNDGKIYKLEAGTIYLLDKHDKHLLRGGSEDMQMACVFNPPLSGKEVHDENGVYPAD; this is translated from the coding sequence ATGATTGTTAGAACCTTGGAAGAATGTAAAAACTCAGAACGCTGTGTGAGTACTGATACTTGGCAGAGCGTGCGCATGATTTTAAAAAATGACAGCATGGGTTTCTCTTTCAATATCACCACTATTTTTGCCAATACCGAAACGCCGATTCACTACCAAAATCATCTGGAATCCGTTTACTGCATGGCTGGCAATGGTGAGATTGAAACCGTAAACGACGGTAAAATTTATAAGCTAGAAGCGGGCACCATTTACCTTCTAGATAAGCACGATAAACATTTATTACGCGGTGGTAGTGAAGACATGCAAATGGCCTGTGTGTTTAACCCACCACTTAGCGGTAAGGAAGTGCACGACGAAAACGGCGTGTATCCTGCCGATTAA
- the ectB gene encoding diaminobutyrate--2-oxoglutarate transaminase, producing the protein MTIFDRLESEVQSYARSFPVTFDKAQGEHLYDTEGKQYIDFLAGAGTLNYGHNNPVLKQALVDYIMRDGITHGLDMHTSAKADFLQAFNEHILAPRDMEYTFQFTGPTGTNAVEAALKLARKVTGRTSIVSFTNGFHGVTLGAVAATGNSHHRGGAGVALGDVSRMPYCGYYGRDADSLKMMDKLLSDPSSGVDLPAAMIVEPVQGEGGLNVANNDWLRGLEKLCRKHDILLIVDDIQAGCGRTGTFFSFEASGIKPDIITMSKSLSGYGLPFAIVLLRPDIDVWEPGEHNGTFRGNNHAFVTASAAIRHYWTDEKFAAEIVEKSAIVSHRFKKISDRYGVTQLQPKGRGMMQGLACRDGATADQIGHACFERGLVIETCGNHGHVVKVFCPLTIEKSELMRGLDILTEAIAEVLGKAVDKKAS; encoded by the coding sequence ATGACTATCTTTGACAGACTTGAATCAGAAGTACAATCATACGCCCGATCTTTTCCGGTGACCTTCGATAAGGCCCAAGGCGAGCATTTATACGACACCGAGGGCAAACAATATATCGACTTTCTTGCCGGTGCCGGCACGCTTAACTATGGCCATAACAACCCAGTATTAAAGCAAGCACTTGTCGACTACATCATGCGCGACGGCATTACTCATGGCTTAGATATGCACACCTCGGCTAAAGCCGATTTCTTGCAGGCCTTCAATGAGCATATCCTGGCACCGCGTGACATGGAGTATACCTTCCAATTTACTGGGCCTACCGGTACTAATGCAGTAGAGGCGGCCTTGAAGCTGGCACGTAAGGTAACGGGCCGTACTTCTATTGTGTCTTTCACCAATGGCTTCCACGGCGTGACCCTTGGCGCAGTTGCCGCGACGGGCAATAGTCATCATCGCGGCGGTGCAGGTGTTGCGCTGGGTGATGTAAGCCGTATGCCTTACTGCGGTTACTATGGTCGCGATGCTGATAGTCTCAAAATGATGGACAAGCTGTTGTCAGATCCGTCGTCTGGTGTTGATCTTCCTGCGGCAATGATTGTTGAGCCAGTGCAGGGCGAGGGTGGCTTAAATGTCGCTAACAACGATTGGTTGCGGGGTTTGGAAAAACTGTGTCGCAAGCACGACATATTATTGATTGTTGATGATATTCAGGCGGGCTGTGGTCGTACTGGAACCTTCTTTAGTTTTGAGGCCAGCGGCATCAAACCAGACATTATCACTATGTCTAAATCACTTAGTGGCTACGGTTTGCCGTTTGCGATTGTGCTGCTTCGTCCTGACATAGATGTATGGGAGCCCGGTGAACATAACGGTACCTTCCGTGGTAACAACCATGCATTCGTTACCGCTTCCGCAGCCATTCGACACTACTGGACGGATGAAAAGTTTGCTGCTGAGATTGTTGAGAAGTCAGCTATTGTTAGTCATCGCTTTAAGAAAATTTCAGACCGCTATGGTGTTACCCAGTTGCAGCCTAAAGGCCGCGGCATGATGCAGGGCTTGGCGTGTCGCGACGGCGCAACCGCCGATCAGATTGGCCATGCCTGCTTTGAGCGTGGTTTAGTTATTGAGACCTGCGGTAATCATGGCCATGTCGTCAAAGTGTTTTGCCCGCTCACTATTGAAAAGAGTGAGTTGATGCGTGGTCTAGATATTCTTACCGAAGCTATTGCCGAAGTACTGGGTAAAGCGGTCGATAAAAAAGCATCTTAA
- the ectA gene encoding diaminobutyrate acetyltransferase encodes MLKSNSAMQADATTLHFRQPTAEDGYALNQLVAASPPLDTNSVYCNLLQCTHFAATSVAVEDGGRLVGFISAHRPPEKSDTVFVWQVVVDKSQRGRGLAKKMLMEIIKRSACEGVSFLETTITPDNEASWALFRSFARDLQTELNHSIWFEKDAHFGGQHDSEALLRIGPFSAPE; translated from the coding sequence GTGTTGAAATCAAATAGCGCGATGCAAGCCGACGCTACTACGCTCCATTTCCGCCAGCCAACGGCGGAAGACGGCTATGCCCTAAATCAGTTAGTGGCGGCCAGTCCCCCACTCGATACCAATTCTGTCTACTGCAATTTACTGCAATGTACGCATTTTGCGGCAACATCGGTCGCAGTTGAAGATGGCGGTCGCTTGGTTGGTTTTATATCAGCCCACCGTCCACCAGAAAAAAGCGATACGGTCTTTGTCTGGCAGGTTGTGGTCGATAAGTCTCAGCGCGGTCGTGGTCTGGCGAAAAAAATGTTGATGGAAATTATAAAGCGCTCGGCATGTGAGGGAGTGAGTTTTTTAGAAACCACTATCACCCCTGACAACGAGGCGTCGTGGGCGCTGTTCCGCAGCTTTGCCCGCGATCTGCAAACAGAATTGAATCACAGCATCTGGTTTGAAAAAGATGCGCATTTTGGGGGCCAGCACGACAGCGAAGCATTGCTGCGTATAGGGCCATTTTCTGCACCGGAATAA
- a CDS encoding MarR family winged helix-turn-helix transcriptional regulator — protein sequence MNRMDEVLISLRRVTRAIDLHSKHLMKTAGLTAPQMLILQTLRDQGDAIISDVANQISLSQATVTSILDRLEKRGLVMRERSRQDKRKVFACLTEAGNDLIRNAPMPLQDYFIRQFSDLQDWEQTQIISALQRVAHMMDAQHIDAAPLLDVGAIDRQSGDEGRGFGFDDDGS from the coding sequence ATGAACAGAATGGACGAAGTTTTGATCTCGCTGCGGCGAGTAACCCGGGCTATTGATCTGCACTCCAAGCACCTCATGAAAACCGCAGGCCTTACCGCGCCACAGATGCTTATCCTGCAAACCCTGCGTGATCAAGGCGATGCTATTATTAGCGACGTCGCAAACCAAATTAGCCTCAGCCAAGCCACCGTTACCAGCATTCTCGACCGCCTAGAGAAGCGGGGACTGGTAATGCGGGAGCGCTCTCGGCAAGACAAGCGCAAGGTTTTTGCCTGTTTAACCGAGGCGGGCAATGACTTAATCCGAAATGCGCCAATGCCCCTGCAAGATTATTTTATTCGACAGTTCAGTGATCTTCAGGATTGGGAGCAAACGCAAATCATTAGCGCGCTGCAGCGCGTAGCTCACATGATGGACGCTCAGCATATAGATGCCGCGCCACTGCTAGACGTGGGAGCCATTGATCGACAGAGCGGGGATGAAGGTCGCGGCTTCGGTTTTGATGACGACGGCAGCTAA
- a CDS encoding c-type cytochrome gives MRFKTSIYVKILSAGILLTGLTACTPDPNAKASSPAQSSRSLMPADPAIKTAYIQSCYGCHSSGAGRAPRTGNIADWAPRVQKGFDVLLYNTINGIGSMPAKGMCMDCSEEDFTKLILFLAGQSD, from the coding sequence ATGCGCTTTAAAACTAGTATATACGTCAAAATTCTATCCGCCGGCATCCTATTGACCGGCCTCACTGCCTGCACACCCGACCCCAATGCCAAAGCCAGTAGCCCCGCCCAGTCTAGCCGGAGCCTAATGCCCGCCGATCCGGCGATTAAAACCGCGTACATACAGAGCTGCTATGGCTGTCACAGTTCTGGTGCCGGAAGAGCCCCTCGAACCGGCAATATTGCCGACTGGGCTCCGCGCGTGCAAAAGGGCTTTGACGTCTTACTTTACAATACCATCAACGGTATCGGCAGTATGCCCGCTAAAGGGATGTGCATGGACTGCAGTGAAGAAGATTTTACCAAACTTATTTTGTTTCTCGCTGGGCAAAGTGATTAG
- a CDS encoding YbgA family protein has product MNDTPAVRIGISACLLGDQVRYDGGHKRLPFASDELSRHFDFVKVCPEQAIGMGVPRPTIRLVGDPENPRLIGSTDSSLDVTDKMTVFARDTAAKLDYLSGYILCAKSPTCGMTRVPVYSESGNGLGKVGVGLFAKQLMAAQPLLPIEENGRLNDAHLRENFVLRVVAYSRWQAMMAEGLSAKRLQDFHRRHKFLLLAHNQPIYRDLGPIVAEAGDLDDRADRYIEKFMEAIRHPASVKNHTNTLMHIQGFFKDHLDAGDKAQLSNIINDYSAGLLPLLVPLEMLSMFLKKYQVEYLLDQYYFTPYPRDLKLRIGL; this is encoded by the coding sequence ATGAATGATACCCCTGCTGTCCGCATTGGAATTAGCGCCTGCCTACTAGGCGATCAAGTCCGTTACGATGGCGGTCACAAACGACTACCGTTTGCCTCTGATGAACTATCGCGGCACTTCGACTTTGTTAAAGTCTGCCCCGAACAGGCCATAGGCATGGGCGTACCCCGCCCCACAATCCGACTCGTCGGCGACCCTGAAAACCCACGCCTGATCGGCAGCACCGACAGCAGTCTGGACGTTACCGATAAAATGACGGTCTTTGCACGTGATACCGCGGCAAAACTCGATTACCTCAGCGGCTATATACTCTGCGCCAAATCGCCAACCTGCGGCATGACAAGAGTTCCGGTTTACTCCGAAAGCGGCAACGGCCTGGGCAAAGTTGGCGTCGGGCTTTTCGCCAAACAACTAATGGCAGCGCAGCCCTTACTGCCCATCGAGGAAAATGGTCGCCTTAACGATGCTCATCTAAGAGAAAATTTTGTGTTGCGGGTTGTCGCCTACTCACGCTGGCAAGCTATGATGGCCGAAGGATTGTCGGCTAAACGGCTGCAAGATTTTCACCGACGTCACAAGTTTCTGCTACTGGCTCATAACCAGCCAATCTACAGAGATCTCGGGCCCATTGTCGCGGAAGCCGGCGACCTTGATGACCGCGCAGACCGCTATATCGAAAAGTTTATGGAAGCCATACGACATCCAGCCAGCGTTAAAAATCACACCAATACTTTGATGCATATACAGGGCTTCTTTAAAGACCATCTTGATGCCGGGGACAAGGCACAACTTAGCAATATTATTAACGACTATTCTGCCGGGCTACTCCCCTTGTTAGTACCCTTGGAAATGCTGAGTATGTTTTTAAAAAAATACCAAGTCGAATACCTATTGGATCAATATTATTTTACGCCTTACCCGCGTGACTTAAAGCTGCGTATTGGACTATAA